One genomic region from Desulfobulbaceae bacterium encodes:
- a CDS encoding glycogen synthase, whose protein sequence is MIAREYGELAGAGGVKDVAMQLSVALSRGGRSVSVVLPMYGTIDPERLGFIRIGLDFDLDMSYPQEERREFVSIWCRKEEVDIYLIDSPRFREKSGIYTYTALDERHNPLHRQGEGHYDYFAMNVLHQKAALCLLIQLGIRPDIIHCHDGHTALLPALAREQDGFCHYFKETGFVVTIHNAGLGYHQEVHDLPFAQAVTGLPARVITANVLNGAFDPFLAAAHYAEMNTVSENYARELRETVDDAMTGWLGHQLLARGLALQGITNGIDPAEFNPMDYQRLGLPVGFQLAGGGQGGEGNGIGETSIGLSGKVQCRKELCDAVAAKSLSGIRQSGSLDFLPDQPLVTFIGRFSTQKGVDIMIDALKYLLPSDDDFQILILGSGQKEIEDALVALASDHRYKGRVCLLRGFDPSLANWVYAAGDFFLVPSRYEPCGLTDFIAQLFGNLPIVHYVGGLVKVVDGETGFAFHQHSGLALMEAMQHAFAVYRSSRGAVVAMQQKAVALIHAQYTWDKVKARYLDLYHQALERQLRG, encoded by the coding sequence ATGATTGCCCGAGAATACGGAGAACTGGCCGGTGCTGGCGGTGTGAAGGATGTGGCCATGCAGCTGAGTGTGGCGCTTTCTCGCGGTGGCCGGTCGGTCAGTGTGGTTCTGCCGATGTACGGCACGATTGACCCGGAACGATTGGGATTTATCCGGATCGGACTGGACTTCGACCTGGATATGTCCTATCCCCAAGAGGAACGGCGCGAATTTGTCTCTATCTGGTGTCGGAAGGAAGAGGTGGATATCTATTTGATCGACAGCCCTCGTTTTCGAGAAAAAAGCGGGATCTATACCTATACGGCCCTTGACGAACGTCATAACCCCTTGCATCGGCAGGGAGAAGGTCATTACGACTATTTCGCCATGAATGTCTTGCATCAGAAGGCCGCCCTTTGCCTGCTGATTCAGCTTGGTATCCGACCCGATATTATCCACTGTCACGACGGTCATACCGCCTTGCTCCCGGCTCTTGCCAGAGAACAGGACGGGTTTTGTCATTACTTTAAGGAAACCGGGTTCGTGGTCACCATCCATAACGCCGGGCTCGGTTATCATCAAGAAGTCCATGATTTGCCTTTTGCCCAAGCGGTTACCGGCTTGCCTGCACGGGTCATAACCGCTAACGTGCTAAATGGGGCCTTTGATCCTTTTTTGGCAGCAGCCCATTATGCGGAGATGAACACGGTAAGCGAGAACTATGCCCGTGAGTTGCGGGAGACCGTGGATGATGCCATGACCGGTTGGCTTGGTCATCAGCTTTTGGCTCGGGGGCTGGCATTGCAGGGGATAACCAACGGCATCGATCCTGCGGAATTTAATCCCATGGATTACCAGAGGCTTGGTCTGCCTGTCGGATTTCAACTAGCAGGGGGGGGGCAAGGTGGTGAGGGTAACGGGATAGGTGAGACGTCAATTGGACTTTCCGGTAAGGTGCAGTGCAGAAAGGAACTCTGTGACGCTGTTGCCGCTAAAAGTCTAAGCGGCATCCGTCAGAGCGGCAGTCTTGATTTTCTCCCTGATCAACCCTTGGTGACCTTCATTGGTCGCTTCTCCACCCAGAAGGGGGTGGACATCATGATCGATGCGCTGAAATATCTTTTGCCGAGCGATGATGATTTCCAAATACTGATTTTAGGCTCAGGCCAAAAGGAGATTGAAGATGCCTTGGTCGCTCTGGCCAGTGATCATAGATATAAAGGGCGGGTTTGTCTCCTTAGGGGGTTTGACCCAAGTCTTGCCAACTGGGTGTATGCTGCCGGGGATTTCTTTCTCGTGCCCTCTCGCTATGAACCGTGCGGACTTACCGATTTCATCGCCCAGCTTTTTGGTAATCTGCCCATTGTTCATTATGTCGGGGGGTTGGTCAAGGTGGTGGACGGCGAGACTGGTTTCGCGTTCCACCAGCATAGCGGTCTTGCCCTGATGGAGGCTATGCAACACGCGTTTGCGGTCTACCGTTCATCGCGGGGCGCTGTTGTCGCCATGC
- a CDS encoding long-chain fatty acid--CoA ligase, with the protein MAGPLTINGLVESSVRRYAQRPALSMAFAKPLSYAALGETINILSAALAAKGVKRGERVAILAENSPNWGVAFLAVTAIGAIAVPILPDFTEGDVRHIVRDASVSWVFTTKRQIEKILDCGSDVIKAIFTTDDSELAHLGPVETFSSILAYGSRLPLAGLDALGPLPGDTAVIIYTSGTSGHSKGVMLSHVNICTNVGSAQQIIAISPGATFLSILPLSHAYEFTLGFVLPLAHGCRVVYSDKAPTPAVMEAICRQERPEVICAVPMIMDKIYKKRVLPVIDANFWLRQLQRFPWGRRVVRRKIGARLADFFGGKLKVMAIGGAALNIETEIFLREARFPYMVGYGMTETSPLLAAGPLADPSVAIGSVGPPVPGVELRIADPDPLTGIGQIMARGHNVMQGYYQNPELTAETIDTDGWLATGDLGLFDERGNLHIKGRSKCVIVLAHGENVYPEVVEEKINACMQVVESLVVERNGRLEALVYLDYDLVDLAKGNQDAQRQTIQRLLAEIKDTVNRKLPGYSRVHTVSERTEPFVKTPTYKIKRCLYQ; encoded by the coding sequence ATGGCCGGACCTCTCACCATAAATGGCCTGGTTGAGTCGAGTGTTCGTCGTTATGCTCAGCGCCCGGCGCTGTCCATGGCCTTTGCCAAGCCGCTGTCCTATGCCGCACTTGGGGAAACGATTAACATTCTTTCGGCCGCTCTCGCCGCTAAAGGGGTGAAACGGGGGGAGAGAGTTGCGATTCTGGCAGAGAACTCTCCGAACTGGGGCGTGGCATTTTTGGCTGTAACAGCTATCGGTGCTATCGCTGTTCCTATCTTGCCTGATTTTACCGAGGGTGATGTCCGGCATATCGTGCGCGATGCCTCGGTGAGCTGGGTCTTCACCACCAAACGGCAGATTGAAAAAATTCTCGATTGCGGTAGTGATGTAATTAAAGCAATCTTCACCACCGATGATAGTGAGTTGGCCCACTTGGGCCCGGTAGAGACCTTTTCCTCGATTCTGGCATACGGGAGCCGTTTGCCTCTCGCTGGTCTTGATGCTCTGGGGCCTCTTCCCGGTGATACCGCAGTCATTATCTATACCTCAGGCACCTCCGGCCATTCCAAGGGGGTGATGCTCTCTCATGTCAATATTTGTACCAATGTCGGTTCGGCTCAGCAGATTATTGCTATTTCGCCAGGCGCGACGTTCTTGTCAATCCTGCCACTTTCCCATGCCTACGAGTTTACCTTGGGGTTTGTCTTGCCTCTGGCCCATGGCTGTCGAGTGGTGTATAGCGATAAGGCCCCGACTCCCGCAGTGATGGAGGCGATCTGCCGCCAAGAACGGCCCGAGGTGATTTGCGCAGTACCCATGATTATGGATAAAATCTATAAAAAACGAGTGCTGCCGGTGATAGATGCTAATTTTTGGTTGCGACAGTTGCAGCGTTTTCCTTGGGGGCGCAGGGTGGTCAGGCGCAAGATTGGCGCTCGGTTGGCCGATTTTTTCGGCGGCAAGCTCAAGGTAATGGCCATTGGCGGGGCCGCTCTTAATATTGAAACGGAAATCTTTCTGCGGGAAGCGCGTTTCCCTTATATGGTGGGCTATGGCATGACCGAAACGTCTCCGCTCCTCGCTGCCGGACCTTTGGCAGACCCGTCGGTCGCCATCGGATCGGTCGGGCCACCGGTGCCGGGAGTCGAGCTTCGTATTGCCGATCCTGATCCTCTGACCGGGATTGGCCAGATCATGGCGCGAGGTCACAATGTGATGCAGGGGTATTACCAAAATCCGGAACTCACTGCTGAAACCATTGATACTGACGGGTGGCTGGCAACTGGTGATCTCGGACTGTTTGATGAGCGCGGCAATCTTCACATCAAGGGACGTTCGAAGTGCGTTATTGTCCTTGCCCACGGCGAGAATGTTTACCCGGAGGTGGTGGAGGAAAAAATCAATGCCTGTATGCAGGTCGTCGAGTCGTTGGTGGTTGAACGAAATGGTCGGCTTGAGGCCCTGGTCTATCTCGACTATGATCTGGTCGATCTGGCCAAGGGAAATCAGGACGCGCAACGTCAGACGATTCAGCGCCTCCTGGCCGAGATCAAGGATACCGTTAACCGTAAGCTCCCCGGGTACTCCAGGGTGCACACTGTAAGCGAACGGACCGAGCCTTTTGTCAAGACTCCAACGTATAAGATCAAACGGTGTTTGTACCAGTAG